One Perca flavescens isolate YP-PL-M2 chromosome 14, PFLA_1.0, whole genome shotgun sequence genomic window carries:
- the LOC114567723 gene encoding tripartite motif-containing protein 16-like → MAQKGVQLDRETFSCSICLDLLKDPVTINCGHSYCMNCIKSHWDEEDRKYSYSCPECRKMFIPRPVLLKNTMLAALVEELKKTGLQAAPADHCYAGAEDVACDVCTGRKLKAIKSCLVCLISYCEKHLQPHFESPAFEKHKLVEPSKKLQENVCSRHDEVMKLFCRTDQQCICYLCSVDEHKGHDTVSAAAERTERQKKLERSRQTIQQRIQDREKDVKLLQQQVEAINLSADKAVEDSEKIFTELIRLLEKRSSDVKQQVRSQQKREVSRVKELQEKLEQEITELKREDAELKKLSHTEDHNQFLHNYPSRSPLSQSASSIHIRPLSCFEDMKAAVSEVRDKLQDVLRKKRTNVSLTGTEVDVLLPPPEPKTRAGFLKYSREITLDPNTAHTYLLLSEGNRKATFMSQHQSYSSHPDRFTGWSQVLSRESLTGCCYWEVERRGGVYVAVTYKNISRAGGSDECRFGRNDKSWALNCINNKYAFWSNKVQTRVLGPESSRVGVYLDHSAGILSFYSISETMTLLHRVQTTFTQPLYAGLMVYGSHGASAELCKLK, encoded by the coding sequence ATGGCGCAGAAAGGAGTTCAGCTGGACCGGGAAACCTTCTCTtgttccatctgtctggatctacTGAAAGATCCGGTGACTATTAACTGTGGACACAGCTACTGCATGAACTGTATTAAAAGCCACTGGGATGAAGAGGATCGTAAGTACAGCTACAGCTGCCCTGAGTGCAGGAAGATGTTCATACCGAGGCCTGTCCTgctgaaaaacaccatgttagcagctttagtggaggagctgaagaagactggactccaagctgctcctgctgatcactgctatgctggagctgaagatgtggcctgtgatgtcTGCACCGGGAGAAAACTCAAAGCCATCAAATCCTGCCTGGTCTGTCTGATCTCTTATTGTGAGAAACACCTTCAGCCTCATTTTGAATCCCCTGCTTTCGAGAAACACAAGCTGGTGGAGCCGTCCAAGAAGCTCCAGGAGAACGTCTGCTCTCGTcatgatgaggtgatgaagCTTTTCTGCCGTACTGATCAGCAGTGTATCTGTTATCTCTGCTCCGTGGATGAACATAAAGGCCACGATACagtctcagctgcagcagaaaggactGAGAGGCAGAAAAAGCTCGAGAGGAGTCGACAGACCATCCAGCAGAgaatccaggacagagagaaagatgtgaagctgcttcaaCAGCAGGTGGAGGCCATCAATCTCTCTGCTGATAAAGCAGTGGAGGACAGCGAGAAGATCTTCACCGAGCTGATCCGTCTCCTGGAGAAAAGAAGCtctgatgtgaagcagcaggtcagatcccAGCAGAAAAGAGAAGTGAGTCGAGTCAAAGAGcttcaggagaagctggagcaggagatcactgagctgaagagggaagacgctgagctgaagaagctctcacacacagaggatcaCAACCAGTTTCTACACAACTACCCCTCACGGTCAccactcagccaatcagcatccagCATCCATATCCGTCCTCTGAGCTGCTTTGAGGACATGAAAGCGGCCGTGTCAGAAGTCAGAGATAAACTACAGGACGTCCTGAGAAAGAAGAGGACAAACGTCTCACTGACAGGGACTGAAGTGGATGTTTTACTGCCACCACCAGAGCCCAAGACCAGAGCTGGATTCTTAAAATATTCACGTGAAATCACACTGGATccaaacacagcacacacatatCTGTTATTATCTGAGGGGAACAGGAAAGCAACATTCATGAGTCAACATCAGTCTTATTCTAGTCACCCAGACAGATTCACTGGCTGGTCTCAGGTCCTGAGTAGAGAGAGTCTGACTGGAtgttgttactgggaggtggagaggagaggaggagtttATGTAGCAGTCACATACAAGAATATCAGCAGAGCAGGGGGGTCGGATGAATGTAGATTTGGACGAAATGACAAATCTTGGGCGTTAAATTGTATCAACAACAAATATGCATTTTGGTCCAACAAAGTCCAAACTCGCGTCTTAGGTCCTGagtcctccagagtaggagtgtacctggatcacagtgcaggtattctgtccttctacagcatctctgaaaccatgactctcctccacagagtccagaccacattcactcagccccTCTATGCTGGACTTATGGTTTATGGTTCTCATGGAGCCTCTGCTGAGTTGTGTAAACTGAAATAG